Proteins from a single region of Ischnura elegans chromosome 2, ioIscEleg1.1, whole genome shotgun sequence:
- the LOC124153204 gene encoding uncharacterized protein LOC124153204 produces MASKKFMPLQRSIKKRASRLAKRQIDTFFRNLDGECENTGMGYEIIGEQCENVGRVERSDLESDGNANQFMEGEDCSPLQSDFEGCSSPSATPSVPESDEDSIFGGHGSSDPVYQTEENCGERRELSLRTQLAQWSVDYGITLEATSALLKILKPLHPHLPKTAESLRLTKKRKVPVKKLDNGSYAHLGLINGIKKFSKVRELEDATVLFDISFDGFPIYKSASTECWPILARCNQLGIREPFPLGIFYGEGKPKPLTEYLSEFLKEVRDLKNDNAFAFGRQCQLKFRYICDAPARAYIKCIVGHNSIHGCERCEQEGESVGHFTIYSSVVGPSRTNNSFLNGEDFSHHKGDSPLKDIGNVVARLSAANRRTLDANIEEVSPFLPCEFTRKGKFCVIDFLLWFDDADRTAKVKPMRETAVVPERWLLPNHEKCHWPHDFRESMLRGPADVSWPTYDVEVRGTYDSYPKARLKLSKACDTDNFESAAENEAALIRKRRKPTRFSPDSPTSTESEEDKEMAFPPKTTKENGDVRMEFMKKAPENQGIPSPPEIPVRVPVPKSTNSQRQTDGETRSDELTSPGPSCRGHQHHPSTKPSRESLKCIEPPSGRSLENVHQESTMQSSGASEGMKRCLQKILKNQEEIKTTLRAHSAILENICAHVGSESSAENFTKPQGWPSAMPLTDHEAFEKFEFFLGKKENFDFVTKYISLKCYSPKGYEEMSRNICRYIISRQLKVKLNWRGTEQKKGLCSTKTASVLTDAVLFKYPGSGSKAIAKAVSSWLRNNLPSSKKRAFGDTGNIGSDDDLGQE; encoded by the exons ATGGCTTCCAAAAAGTTCATGCCTTTGCAGCGGTCTATTAAAAAGCGCGCGAGTAGATTAGCTAAGAGACAGATTGATACTTTTTTTAGAAATCTTGATGGAGAGTGTGAAAACACTGGAATGGGATATGAAATAATTGGTGAACAATGTGAAAATGTTGGGAGAGTAGAGCGTAGCGATTTGGAGTCGGACGGGAATGCCAATCAGTTCATGGAGGGGGAAGATTGCAGTCCCCTCCAAAGTGATTTCGAGGGTTGTAGCTCCCCTAGCGCTACTCCAAGTGTCCCCGAGTCGGATGAAGATTCGATTTTTGGAGGTCATGGTTCTTCAGATCCAGTGTACCAAACTGAAGAGAATTGTGGCGAAAGAAGAGAATTATCTCTTCGCACTCAGTTAGCCCAGTGGAGTGTGGATTACGGGATAACTTTGGAGGCAACCTCTGCCTTACTAAAAATTCTGAAGCCTCTTCACCCTCACCTACCGAAAACCGCCGAATCATTACGTTTGACTAAGAAGCGCAAAGTCCCCGTCAAAAAGCTTGATAATGGCAGCTATGCTCATTTGGGGCTAATAAATGGGATCAAGAAATTTAGTAAGGTCCGGGAATTGGAAGACGCGACAGTTTTATTTGATATTAGCTTTGACGGATTTCCCATTTACAAAAGTGCTTCCACTGAATGCTGGCCAATATTAGCCAGGTGTAATCAACTTGGTATTAGAGAGCCATTTCCTTTAGGAATATTTTATGGGGAAGGTAAGCCTAAGCCTTTAACGGAGTATCTCTCTGAATTTCTGAAAGAGGTAAGAGACCTGAAGAATGATAATGCCTTTGCATTTGGAAGACAGTGTCAATTAAAATTCAGATATATATGTGATGCACCCGCACGAGCATATATCAAGTGTATTGTGGGGCATAATTCTATTCATGGATGTGAAAGGTGTGAGCAGGAGGGCGAAAGTGTAGGGCATTTCACAATATACAGTAGTGTAGTTGGCCCATCAAGGACCAACAATTCTTTCCTGAATGGAGAAGACTTCTCTCATCATAAGGGAGACAGTCCTCTGAAAGACATTG GTAACGTTGTGGCCAGACTGTCAGCTGCCAACAGGCGCACTTTGGATGCCAACATTGAGGAAGTATCACCGTTTCTTCCTTGTGAATTCACTAGAAAA GGAAAATTTTGCGTGATTGACTTTTTACTTTGGTTCGATGATGCTGACCGAACAGCAAAAGTAAAACCCATGAGGGAGACTGCGGTTGTGCCGGAAAGGTGGCTTCTcccaaatcatgaaaaatgcCACTGGCCACATGATTTCAGGGAGAGTATGCTAAGAGGGCCAGCAGACGTGTCATGGCCTACTTATGATGTAGAAGTGAGAGGCACCTACG ATTCGTATCCGAAAGCTAGGCTAAAATTGTCAAAAGCCTGCGATACTGACAATTTTGAGTCTGCTGCGGAGAATGAGGCAGCACTTATAAGGAAGAGGAGGAAGCCAACACGGTTTAGCCCTGATTCTCCTACATCAACGGAGAGTGAAGAAGATAAGGAGATGGCATTCCCTCCTAAAACTACCAAAGAAAATGGAGACGTGAGgatggaatttatgaaaaaagcaCCTGAGAATCAGGGAATACCTTCTCCTCCTGAAATTCCTGTTCGTGTACCAGTTCCTAAAAGCACGAATAGTCAGAGGCAAA CAGATGGAGAAACGCGCAGTGATGAGCTTACATCACCTGGACCATCTTGTAGAGGTCACCAGCATCATCCCTCGACAAAGCCATCTAGGGAAAGTCTTAAATGCATAG aaccACCATCTGGCAGAAGCTTGGAGAATGTGCACCAAGAGAGCACAATGCAGTCCTCAGGGGCATCAGAAG GAATGAAAAGATGccttcagaaaatattgaaaaatcaggaggAGATAAAGACAACATTAAGAGCACATAGTGCCATACTAGAAAATATATGTGCTCATGTAGGAAGTGAGTCATCCGCAGAGAATTTTACAAAGCCCCAAGGGTGGCCCTCTGCGATGCCTCTCACAGATCATGAGGCCTTCGAAAAGTTTGAGTTTTTTCTGGGGAAGAAAGAAAACTTTGATTTTGTG acAAAATACATTTCTTTGAAATGTTATAGCCCTAAGGGTTACGAGGAGATGAGTAGGAATATTTGCCGATACATAATTTCAAGGCAGTTGAAGGTGAAGTTGAACTGGAGGGGAACAGAACAGAAGAAAGGCCTTTGCAGCACGAAAACTGCTTCTGTTCTGACTG ATGCAGTACTTTTTAAGTACCCAGGCTCCGGCTCAAAAGCCATAGCCAAGGCAGTGAGCTCCTGGCTACGTAATAACCTCCCCTCAAGCAAAAAACGAGCCTTCGGAGACACTGGAAACATTGGCTCAGATGATGATTTGGGTCAAGAATAG